GGTGTCGGTCTGTACCAGTGCGATGCGCTCACCGGGCTGGCCGTCGAAGCGGATGGCCGTGCTGCCGCATGCAGGCAGCACGACCGTGTGGCCATCGGCGCGGTCGGTCCAGCCCAGCGTACTGGCCCAGCGACGATGGCCGCGCGCGTGCAGCTGCCCGGTGCGTCCGTCCGGGAGCCGCCAGCGCAACTGTTCGGCCGTTGCTCCCGGCCCGATGTCCAGACTGCCGCCATCGGCCATGCGGTAGCTGCCGACCGCGCACTGCGCGGCGGTTGCGACTTCGGGCGCCGGCGCGGCGCTGGCCAGTGCGCTGCTGACCAGCAGCGCCCACAACGCGCTCCCGCGCAGGGCCGTGCGGGTCAGATGGAGGTGGATCGGCATGGCACGCTCCTGCAGTGGATGGCCCAGCCTGCCTGCCCGCCTGGCCAGGCGCCAGCGCGGTGCGATGAAACCGACCTGGTCGCGATAAAGCCCGTCGTGCCGGGAGCAGAGGCGCGCCGCTCCCGACCGCACCCATGACTTACGGGTGATGTGGCCGGGCCGCTTTGCCGGGATAAGTCGTTCACCATTCAGGGGAAGGTGTCCGACGCATGCTGCAGATCCGCTCGCTGTCCAAGACCTACGCCAACGGCGTGCACGCACTCAACGGCGTCACCCTCGACATCCCGCGGGGCATGTTCGGGCTGCTCGGCCCCAACGGCGCGGGCAAGTCGTCGTTGATGCGCACGCTGTCCACGCTGCAGGAAGCCGACAGCGGCAGCGTGACCCTGGAGATTCCCGGCGAGCCGGCCATCGACGTGCTGCGCGACAAGGATGCGGTGCGCCGCCGGCTGGGCTACCTGCCGCAGGATTTCGGGGTGTACCCCAAGGTCAGCGCACTGGATCTGCTGGACCACTTCGCCGTGCTCAAGGGCATCACCCACAAGGCGCAGCGCCGCGAGGTGGTGGACGGGCTGCTGCAGCAGGTGAACCTGTGGGATGCCCGCAAGCGCAAGCTGGGCACGTATTCGGGCGGCATGCGCCAGCGCTTCGGCATTGCCCAGGCGTTGCTGGGCGACCCGCGGCTGGTGATCGTCGATGAGCCCACCGCCGGGCTGGACCCGGAAGAGCGCAACCGGTTCCTCAACCTGCTGGCCGCCATCGGCGAGAACGTGGCGGTGATCCTGTCCACCCATATCGTCGAAGACGTCACTGACCTGTGCCCGAGCATGGCCATCATGAACAAGGGTGAGGTATTGCTGACCGGCAAGCCGAGCGATGCCATCGACGCATTGCAGCAGCAGGTCTGGCGCAAGCAGGTGGACAGCGCCGAACTGGCCACCTACGAAGCCAACCATGTGGTGCTCTCCACCCGCCTGGTGGGCGGCCGCCCGGTGATCCACGTGCACAGCGCCAGCGACCCCGGCGACGGGTTCCAGCCGGTGGCCCCGGACCTTGAGGATGTGTATTTCCAGCGACTGCGCCTGCAGTCGCGGGCCGCCTGACCGGAGCGCGCCCATGATCACTGCCTTCTTCCGCTTCGAGCTGCGCGAGCAGCTCCGTTCCCCGCTGCTGTGGCTGCTGTCGGTGCTGTTTGCCGCGCTGGCCTTCGCGGCGGCCTCCAGCGATGCCGTGCAGATCGGCGGGGGTGCCGGCAACGTGCACAGCAATGCCCCGATCGTGATTGCCCGCTTCATGGGCATCTTCACCATGATGGGCATGCTGGTGTCCGCGCTGCTGGTGAGCAACGCGCTGCTGCGCGACTTCGAGCTGGGCACCGCCGAGCTGATCTTCGCCAGCCCGATCAAACGCCGTGACTACCTGGCCGGGCGCATCCTGGCCGCGCTGTGCGCCGGTCTGCTGTTCTACCTGATCATCGCGCTGGGCCTGCTACTGGCCCCGTTCATGCCGTGGGTGGACCCGGCACGGATAGGCCCCACCCCGCTGCGCGCCTACGCGTGGACGTTCGCGGTGATCGTGCTGCCCAACCTGGTGTTCACCACCGCGCTGCTGGCCATGCTGGCCGCGCTGACCCGCTCGATCCTGTGGGTGTACATCGGCCTGGTGGGCTACTTCGTGCTGTACGGGGTGAGCGCCTCGCTGCTGCGCGACATCGACAACACCTGGATCGCCACGTTGGCCGAACCGCTCGGCATGCGTGCGCTGGGCCGCACCGTGCGCTATTGGGCGACCGAGCAGAGCAACACCCAGCTGCCGCAGCTGGCCGGCTACGTGCTGGCCAACCGCGCGCTGTGGCTGGGCGTGGCGGTGGCGCTGTTCGCGGCGACCTTCGCGCTGTTCCGCACCGAGCGCAGCGGCAGTGGGCGCCGACGCTGGGGCCGCAAGCCCGCCGCGCCGGTCGCCGCCACCACCCGCCCCACGCAGCTCACCGTACCGCGCATCCACCCGACCTTCGGCGCCGCTACCGGCTGGCGGCAGTACCTGCGCCAGGTCCGCTTCGACACCGCCGGCGTGCTGCGCAGCGTGCCATTCCTGGTGCTGCTGGTGCTGGGCCTGGCCAACTTCATCCCGGGCGCGCTGTCGCAGGAGACGCTGTACGGCACGCCGATCTACCCGGTCACCGCCGAAATGCTCGGCGCGCTGCAGGGCGCCTACAGCTGGCTGCTGGTGATCATCGTGCTGTTCTACGCCGGCGAGCTGGTGTGGAAGGAGCGCACCGCGCGGCTCAATGAAGTCAACGACGCCATGCCGGTGCCCAACTGGGTGCCATTGCTGGCCAAGTTCAGCGTGCTGGTGATGGTGATCGTGTGCTTCCAAGCGATTGGCGCGCTGGCCTCGATGGCGTTGCAGCTGGGCCAGGGCTACACCCACCTTGAGCCGTTGGTGTACCTCAAAATGCTGGCGCTGGGCTCGGTGTTCTACGTGCTGATGGGCGGCATGGCACTGGTGCTGCAGGTGCTGACCAACAACAAGTTCCTCGGCTATGCGCTGCTGATCGTGGTGATGATCGGCCAGGTCGCGCTGGGAATGCTGGATTACACCCAGAACCTCTACAACTTCGGCAACTGGCCCAACGCACCGTATTCGGACATGAACGGCTTCGGCCACTTCCTGACCGGACAGCTGGCCTTCCAGGGCTATTGGGGCCTGTTGCTGGTGGCGCTGCTGTGCCTGGCGTCGGCGTTCTGGGTGCGCGGGGTGGGCATGGGCCTGCGCCAACGCCTCGCCCTGGCCGGTCGCCGCCTGCGCGGCCCCGCCGGCGTGGGCGCGGTGGCAGCGTTGCTGGCTTTCGTCGCGGTGGGCGGCTGGCTGTACTGGAACACCAACATCCGCAATCCGTTCCTTTCCCCTGATCAGCAACGCGACCTGCAGGTGCGCTACGAGCGCGAGCTGTCCAAGTACCGCCACCTGCCGCAGCCGCGCATCACCGCGGTGGACAACCGCGTGGACCTGCACCCGGAAACCCAATCGGTCACCATTGATGCGGATTGGACCGTGCGCAACACCCACGCCGCGCCGATCACCGATATCCATATCGCGATGGGCGATGACCGCCAGCTGGTGGCGGTGGACCTGGGCGGGCAGACGCTGGCCTTCCACGACGTGGACCTGGGCTACCGCATCTACCGCCTGGCAACGCCGCTGCAGCCGGGCGAAGAGCGCCGCGTGCACTTCCGCGTGGACCAGCACCCGAACGGCATCACCGCCGGGCAGGCGCCGACCAACCTGGTGGCCAACGGCAGCTTCTTCAACAGCCGCATGCTGCCCTCGTTCGGCTACGACGCAGGCAACGAGCTGGAGGACCGCAACGAGCGCCGCAAGCGCGGGCTGGGCGAACCAACCCGCATGCCCAAGCTGGAGGATGAGGCCGCGCGCGCCAACACCTACATTTCCGATGACGCCGACTGGCTCGACTTCCGCACCACCATCTGCACCGCGCCGGACCAGATCGCACTGGCACCCGGCTACCTGCAGGAGGAGAAGACGGTGGACGGGCGGCGCTGCTTCCGCTATGCCATGGACCGGCCGATGCTCAACTTCTACGCGTACCTGTCCGCGCGTTGGGAGGTCAAGCGCGGCACGTACAAGGACATCCCGATCGAGGTGTATTACGACCCGCGCCACGGCTACAACGTGGACCGGATGATCGAGGCGGTGCAGAAGTCGCTGGCGTACTACGAGGCCAACTTCACCCCGTACCAGCACCGCCAGGTGCGCATCATCGAGTTCCCCGGCTACCAGAGCTTCGCGCAGTCCTTCGCCAACACCATCCCCTACTCCGAGTCGATCGGTTTCATTGCCGACCTGCGTGACCCGGACAAGATCGATTACGTGTTCTATGTAACCGCGCACGAGATCGCCCACCAGTGGTGGGCGCACCAGGTGATCGGCGCCAACGTGCAGGGGGCCACGGTGCTGTCCGAGTCGCTGTCCCAGTACTCGGCACTGATGGTGATGGAGAAGGCGTACGGCCGCGCGCACATGCGCCAGTTCCTCAAGACCGAACTGGACCGCTACCTGGCCGGGCGCGGCGGCGAAGGCATAGAGGAGCTGCCGCTGGAGCGGGTGGAGAACCAGCAGTACATCCACTACCAGAAGGGTTCGCTGGTGTTCTACCGCCTGCGCGAGGAGATCGGCGAGGCCGCGCTCAACCGCGCGCTCAAGCGCTTCCTGCAGGACAAGGGCTACCAGCAGCCGCCGTACACCACCTCACGCGAACTGCTGGGCTACATCCGCGCCGAGACGCCGGCCGACCGCCAGCAGGTGGTCACCGACCTGTTCGAGAAGATCACCCTGTACGACAACCGGCTGCTGGACGCCAAGGCGCGCAAGCGTGCCGATGGCAAGTACGAGGTCACCCTGAAGCTGCACGCCGAGAAGCGCTACGCCGACGGCGGCGGCAAGGAGACCGCCGGCACCATGGACGACTGGATCGAGGTGGGCGTATTCGCCAATGCCCCCTCGGGCAAGGAGCGGGACCAGAAGGTGCTGTACCTGCAGCGCCACCACGTCACCGAGGCGACGCCGACGATCACCGTGGTGGTGGACGGCAAGCCGGACGAGGCCGGGTTTGATCCGTACAACAAGTTGATCGACCGGGTCAGCGATGACAACCGGCGCAAGGTGAGCCTGTAGCGCCGGGTTCCACCCGGCTGTCGGGTACAGCGCGGCAGTGGAGCAGCGGGGCAACGCCCCGCTCTACGCGAGGGAGTGCCTCACTGCCGCACTGAACTCATCGAGCAGGAACGGCTTGGCGATCATCGCCATGCCCGTCTCCAGGAACGCGGCGCGCTCCTGCGCCTTTTCCGCATAGCCGGTCATGAACAGCACCGGCAACACCGGCCGGGATTGCCGCGCGATCTCGGCCAACTGGCGGCCGTTGAGCCCGGGTAGCCCGACGTCGGTAATGAGCAGGTCGATGCCGCGCGATGATTGCAGGATCGGGATCGCGCCATTGGCATCGCCCACCACCTCCACCTGGTAGCCCAGGTCCTCCAGCACCACGGTTACCAGCATGCGTACCTGTTCGTCGTCTTCCACCACCAGGATGGACTGGCCGGCGCCCAGCGAGACCTCGGGCGCACTGACGACCGTGTCCGGCTCCGCGGCAGGCTCGGCCAGCGGGATGTAAAGCGAAATGGTGGTGCCCTGGCCGGGCACGGAGTCGATGGCGATGTGGCCACCGGACTGCTGCATGAAGCCATACACCATCGACATGCCCAGGCCGGTGCCCTTGCCGATCGGCTTGGTGGTGAAGAACGGCTCGAAGGCGCGCTCCACCACCTCCGGCGGCATGCCGGTGCCGGTGTCGGCGACCCCGACGACCGCGTAGACGCCGGCCGGTATCGTGGCCGACACGCCCTCGCCCACCCGCACCAGCGACGTGCTGAGTTCAAGCTGGCCGCCATTGGGCATTGCATCGCGTGCGTTGATCGCCAGGTTCAGCACCGCGCTTTCGAACTGGTTGGTGTCCAGCGCGGCATGCAGCGGATCGTCCGCCAGCCGGGTCTGGATGTGCACCGTTTCGCCCAGCGTGCTGCGCAGCAGGTGCTGCAGCGACCCCACCAGTTCATTGAGCTCCACCGGCTTGGAATCCAGCGACTGCCGGCGCGAGAACGCCAGCAGGCGCTGGGTGAGGCTCGCCGCACGCTGGCTGGACGCGGTGGCGGTATCCAAGAAGCGCTCCAGGTCATCGTAGCGGCCCTTTTCCAGCCGCAGCCGTACGATGTCCAGCGCCGAGAGGATGCCGGTGAGCATGTTGTTGAAGTCGTGCGCGATACCGCCGGTAAGCTGGCCGATGGCCTCCATCTTCTGCGACTGGCGCAGCGCGGCCTCGCTGGCTTCGCGCGCGGCCATCTGCGCTTCCAGCTCACGCGTGCGCTGGGCAACCATCACCTCCAGCTGCTGGGCGTGCTGCCGGCTGACCTCCAGCGCCACCTTGGAGGCGGTGATGTCGGTGACGAACACATGGAAGCCGTCGGGGCTGCCATCGGCGCCGAAGCGCGGCGAATAGCGCACTTCCACATCGCGGCGGCGGCCATCCCGGCGCGGCCAGCTGGTCTCGAACAGCGCTTCGCGCCCGGCCAGCGCGCGCGCCATCGCCGGCTTGCGCGACTCCCACGCCTCGGCACCGATCACCGTACT
This is a stretch of genomic DNA from Stenotrophomonas rhizophila. It encodes these proteins:
- a CDS encoding ABC transporter permease/M1 family aminopeptidase, whose protein sequence is MITAFFRFELREQLRSPLLWLLSVLFAALAFAAASSDAVQIGGGAGNVHSNAPIVIARFMGIFTMMGMLVSALLVSNALLRDFELGTAELIFASPIKRRDYLAGRILAALCAGLLFYLIIALGLLLAPFMPWVDPARIGPTPLRAYAWTFAVIVLPNLVFTTALLAMLAALTRSILWVYIGLVGYFVLYGVSASLLRDIDNTWIATLAEPLGMRALGRTVRYWATEQSNTQLPQLAGYVLANRALWLGVAVALFAATFALFRTERSGSGRRRWGRKPAAPVAATTRPTQLTVPRIHPTFGAATGWRQYLRQVRFDTAGVLRSVPFLVLLVLGLANFIPGALSQETLYGTPIYPVTAEMLGALQGAYSWLLVIIVLFYAGELVWKERTARLNEVNDAMPVPNWVPLLAKFSVLVMVIVCFQAIGALASMALQLGQGYTHLEPLVYLKMLALGSVFYVLMGGMALVLQVLTNNKFLGYALLIVVMIGQVALGMLDYTQNLYNFGNWPNAPYSDMNGFGHFLTGQLAFQGYWGLLLVALLCLASAFWVRGVGMGLRQRLALAGRRLRGPAGVGAVAALLAFVAVGGWLYWNTNIRNPFLSPDQQRDLQVRYERELSKYRHLPQPRITAVDNRVDLHPETQSVTIDADWTVRNTHAAPITDIHIAMGDDRQLVAVDLGGQTLAFHDVDLGYRIYRLATPLQPGEERRVHFRVDQHPNGITAGQAPTNLVANGSFFNSRMLPSFGYDAGNELEDRNERRKRGLGEPTRMPKLEDEAARANTYISDDADWLDFRTTICTAPDQIALAPGYLQEEKTVDGRRCFRYAMDRPMLNFYAYLSARWEVKRGTYKDIPIEVYYDPRHGYNVDRMIEAVQKSLAYYEANFTPYQHRQVRIIEFPGYQSFAQSFANTIPYSESIGFIADLRDPDKIDYVFYVTAHEIAHQWWAHQVIGANVQGATVLSESLSQYSALMVMEKAYGRAHMRQFLKTELDRYLAGRGGEGIEELPLERVENQQYIHYQKGSLVFYRLREEIGEAALNRALKRFLQDKGYQQPPYTTSRELLGYIRAETPADRQQVVTDLFEKITLYDNRLLDAKARKRADGKYEVTLKLHAEKRYADGGGKETAGTMDDWIEVGVFANAPSGKERDQKVLYLQRHHVTEATPTITVVVDGKPDEAGFDPYNKLIDRVSDDNRRKVSL
- a CDS encoding ABC transporter ATP-binding protein produces the protein MLQIRSLSKTYANGVHALNGVTLDIPRGMFGLLGPNGAGKSSLMRTLSTLQEADSGSVTLEIPGEPAIDVLRDKDAVRRRLGYLPQDFGVYPKVSALDLLDHFAVLKGITHKAQRREVVDGLLQQVNLWDARKRKLGTYSGGMRQRFGIAQALLGDPRLVIVDEPTAGLDPEERNRFLNLLAAIGENVAVILSTHIVEDVTDLCPSMAIMNKGEVLLTGKPSDAIDALQQQVWRKQVDSAELATYEANHVVLSTRLVGGRPVIHVHSASDPGDGFQPVAPDLEDVYFQRLRLQSRAA
- a CDS encoding hybrid sensor histidine kinase/response regulator — translated: MPDDSGGAGVVHIVAPFGRDAESIAAVLHSAGLATAIAPTLAALGDALDARAGAVLVTEEAVASGTDALVEALAQQPAWSDLPFILLRSPRAHRRSPADGLLPRTLNVIELDRPLGSISLLSAVQGALRAREKQYVVRDQMQALADSRVALVRSEAELRLIADAMPVLIAFIDRSLHYRFANKAYEAWFDLPIGEVIGQHVSTVIGAEAWESRKPAMARALAGREALFETSWPRRDGRRRDVEVRYSPRFGADGSPDGFHVFVTDITASKVALEVSRQHAQQLEVMVAQRTRELEAQMAAREASEAALRQSQKMEAIGQLTGGIAHDFNNMLTGILSALDIVRLRLEKGRYDDLERFLDTATASSQRAASLTQRLLAFSRRQSLDSKPVELNELVGSLQHLLRSTLGETVHIQTRLADDPLHAALDTNQFESAVLNLAINARDAMPNGGQLELSTSLVRVGEGVSATIPAGVYAVVGVADTGTGMPPEVVERAFEPFFTTKPIGKGTGLGMSMVYGFMQQSGGHIAIDSVPGQGTTISLYIPLAEPAAEPDTVVSAPEVSLGAGQSILVVEDDEQVRMLVTVVLEDLGYQVEVVGDANGAIPILQSSRGIDLLITDVGLPGLNGRQLAEIARQSRPVLPVLFMTGYAEKAQERAAFLETGMAMIAKPFLLDEFSAAVRHSLA